gaagcataaagtgtctcgagcttgtcccacaaacttttggcatgtgtctcattcacaatatgatttctaacattatcttcaacccattgtctaatatagccacaaacctgcagatgctcaaattcccattcttcatcattcaaagactgaggcttattagaagcaaacacaggtaaatgcatcttcttgacaaatagaagatctttcatcttgcctttccaaatatgatagttactaccatttaaacacaccattttgctcatatttgcctccatcattcaaaacgacaatcaacaataaccaatgctctgataccactttttaggaccgaaaataagtaggtgtaaatgctgaagctagcaaagcaaacctcgaaagaccacgagtaagaagacaacgagaaatataccaaaagacacaaagatttaacgtggttcggtcaatcgacctccgtccacaaaggagatgagcaatccactataaatatgagagtacaaaatacagagggaaacaacctcaaccaattcactcagaatacatgggaggttcacacaagtgataacgtatcaagcttttgacccataaattctccccctaaccaaaactctcaaagcctttaagactacattgtgaatgctgattaagttagaaggaacattcctctatttatagagtcctaaacctttttcctacaagaaaaggattagtcaatccaaaatcttttcctaaaaggaaaacctatttatgataagaaatcaggacaaataaaacctaacatgTTGTTCTCTCTCCTTATTATAGCCTTTACTTTTTCTAATGTTTTCCTTTCTTTGAATATGAATAGTTGTAAATGTTTTTGGCACTACTTTGACGATGTTTTAACAAAGACTTTTGGGAAGAGTTCATGATTAAAAGTCATAAAtataagggaaaatgcataaaatttcttctaaacttggcaacataatttaatttaacactTTAACTTTACAGATAATTATTTACctcttaattttatttcaagtGAATTTAATAGCACCTTACATATACAATTCCAGTTTCATATTCATGAACGAAGTGCACGCACGCCACCTAAGTGACACCTCAGTGCCACATCGATGACATGTCAgctaataagaaaagaaaatctttatttttacttccccacatcttttaaaaattttattttcactcTTCACCCACCctcttcattatttcatttggGTCAATTTCTTAACATCTAAAATTTCACATTGATTGAGTCATTTTTTTCATTGCTTCATAATTATTCACTATTACTTCCATCGATACTTATATCAATCACCATATTTTTTCCCCAACTAGGTGAAACTATCAACTTATACCAACAATgacgattttaaatttatgcaGAATCGATATGCCAATTTTTTAGAATTGTTGTTACTTTTCTTGTTTCACTTCTTAATGCATATTCAGGTATAGATTAAGTAACGTTCAAagttagattattttttaaaatttcaaaagtaaagaataaagaaaattatgtgAGTCTTAAAtgtgattttctatttttgtttaaCGAAAAAATGTATAGGATGTAGAGTTTGATGAAGGAGAAAGAGGATGGGTTGGGGTTAGGGTAGGATGCGGTGGGAAATTGAGAAAGAAGAGACAAGCAGGGGAGGTGGGGTTTTGAGAAAGGGGTGGAGgggtttgaagaagaagaatggggTACGTGgggcttcttttttttttttcattatataatgATAGTGggatcattatttttattttaagaaaaaagatttaCGCGCCTTTAACTTTTGTGCTTTTCTTTTGTTGTCACGTCATCTGTTAAGGTGGTATTAAATTCACGCGAACTGAAATTAGGGAGTAAATAAACATCGGTTTAGTTTAAGTGCTAAAGTAAATTATGCTGTCAAGTTCGGAGgagtttttatgtattttcttgacctttgtgaatttaaaagaaaatagaagacCTTTGTGAAGAACTGAGGTAGATCCGGTATTATATTGTACTTATATTTGTCTATGAAGTGTATAACGAAAGAAGAATATTTTGTTGGAATCACAAATCCTATCCCTTAAAAGAAGCTTTAACCCTTAGGCCTGAAACGACTTTTATGAGTTGTCTCAATATTGACcgactttattttattagttctaGGTACTTCATTTGGCGTGCGGCAACATGCTTGGCGATTAAACGTGTAGAAATTCCCTACTCCTAATTTACTTGAAATAGATTCAATGTTAAGCTCCTAGTTTAGTCCcaatataaaatgacatttatAACCATTAGTAATTTTTCGGATGaaggaaattttaatttaaaactcaaAAAGGCAAATAAGTCGATCAACTTTTAGTGAATATTTTGATCAATCAACATTTATATACATTCTttataaaaattagtttttggtAACGTGCTTTGCACGTTGATTCCAAACTTTATATTGCAAATGCTACATATTATTGGACTTTTTCTGTGCTatgataaagaaaaatcaaaacttactgaaaatgaaaaaaaaagagaaagaagatacAGAGCAACAACTATAAGTTCATGATATTAGAAAATCTTGCAAACTTTGATGCTACTTTACTGACATATATAATACTCTAATTTAAGGATAAATAAATACTCaaacatatatagatatatgtatataataaaagtatttatcCCATAAAATTAACGATTATgcgtgaaaaattaaaactaaattgATACATATGTTGAATTCCATCCTTATCAATTCAAATGCGATTAGAAGTCATGTGAGTCTTGATTTGACCCAAactcatgattttttttcaaaaattaagtaaataaaaaatggagaTAAATGTATAGTAAGACTGCagaatgtaaaaagaaaaatgcaatattgcacaatcaaaatataaaaatatgaaataataaacTATCAGTTGTAATACTTCATTAAATAGCCGAAACATAAAATGATAGAGACGCAGTGAGCTAAATAAGAAACAGGCTTTGAAAATTATgttgtaaaattatatataaaaaaaaggttgCATCACACATAAGCAGaaacaaaaatcttcaaaatcaacaataaaaaaattgagatactAATGAAGAATTagttgaagaaaagaaaatagtaatatatatgtatactaaATGTAGTGACTggtagtattttttttcaacattattATAACTATCAAGTTTGAATAATCAAGATAGTGATTTTTGAGCTTCTCAATATAAGTAAtagaacaattaaaaaaatggaataataatgaaaatttttagatAGCTTATAagtaatgaaaaaaatcatttattaattaaactcaaacaaaaaaagattcttcaaatatGTATACTAATTTAAAGGGTATTAATGTTTATCACcaatttaaagttattttagtaattcaactttcaactttgtttgtttttcacttttagtacaaaatataaaatattttatttttgtatatatgtgtttcaccaataaattgattaatattataTACTCTATGAAAAACATATGTTACACgtttatttcaaaatacttagtatataacttattttgcaaataacaattttaaataattcatatattttttaactttttcttaattgaaaaataaaattcaaaatgtaAACTTTATAGAAATATACAATGTCATAACCAAAGAACAACAATAATAGTAAGGCAATCATATTTTTTAGCCACAAACTCAAATGAAAGCCAAACAATAATTAgttagtgaaaaaataaaaataaacaaaacaaaatcataaatctcaTAAATCAATAAAGACAACTAAACGaacaaacacaaaataataaatcttaCCTTTTTTGTTGATGGTGCTGAGAAACAATCCAAATGAatatcatatattcatactttaaaacatcaaaaatagatttaaaaaaactGACAAATTGAGAGTACGCAGACATATGAAAAATACAGCTagtacttgttttttttttttcacaatttcTTGGAATGGTTTTTTAAAATATCCCTTGTTACatgtgaaaatacaaaaactaaatCAATGAACAAAacttaaaacaaaaagaaaatgaaacgaTGAAATGTAATTGTTAAGGGGAAAAAGTTAATGGGGATAGGACTCCACAATGAGACAATGTGGACTTCATAAAAAGATTCCAGAGTTCAGAGCATATCAAAAGCCagtgataaatattattaaaagtcgGAAGGTTAAAGAAACAATAATTAAAACTCAATAATTAGGGGAAGATGTAagagtttttaatttataataatatttaaggAAATTGATGTAATTAGCTTATTTGATTAGatatttagtcaaaattttatttagtaaaGAGTAAGATAGTAATCCAATTTTGAATTTGGAAGCttgctaataataataataataataataataatagtaatttattatattattttgatgattaataaattaaatataaatataaactattgatgataaatattattaaattagatattttaattaggaatCAATCTAAGGAAGCGCAAAAGTCattgacatttttattaaaatgatacaatttaatattcaaattaaataattaaatatttctataacattttaatttatagtaggggtaaaatcgtaattcaacttttaaccttttttttttcacttataataatataataatatatgatatgatatgatgataataggtatatagatagatagatatagataAAGGTAGAAAAATAGTTAATTTAGTATCTCCTGGTTAATCCAGTTCCACCATCCACCACCTCTGCAGTTAAGATCTCAATTGGGAAATCGCAGTCTGGAGTGGAAGGATTATTTGTTGTTATGGTTGCTCCTGATAAGTTGCATTTCCGCAAATCTTGATTAGAAATTTGGTAAAGCATATTATATGCATAAGACACCTTCTCTGTGAAACTGAGGTTATCACACGTTGCCCCAGCGCCAAACGCACTGCAGTCTGATTTCGCACAGGCAAACTCGTAATCTTGCAACACTAGGGACTCGTTGTGATCCGTTTTACCATCAAACACACACCATCTGTTTGGCATTCGCACGGTACCTtttcacaatatatatatatagatagtcATTATATGGCACTATGTAATCCACATAAAATGGGAACGAGGATACACGATGTATGACACTATGTAAATTGTAATCCATATTCTTTCGATCATATAGGTATATATGCACAAGCACACGACATACACAATTAGCTTTTGAAAAATGGTAACAAccataattttagttttaaataatATTGGTAGCTTTGAAATGTTAAATGCAAGAAAAACAATGTGATATGAAGCAGAGGAAATTATCCATGTTTGATGATCACACAATTGAACATAAGTAGTACCTTTGGCAACCGAGGGCTTGACATCTCGGTTTTGCAGGGTGAAATCAATTTTGTACTTGGGTACACCATCGTGTTTATAGACACCCCAATGTCGTTGATAAGGTCCGTAATCTGTAACAACCAAATTCTCATCTGTTAAGCTAAGGAGATACATATTTATATCTTTATTTGGGCGTAGTGGAGTTCCCTCCTTCCTAGCAATATATTGAAGAAGGCCGCGGTTAAATTTTTCAGCATTTTTTTCACTTGCACTCACATATCCATCTGTAGGCCAACCAATTTGTCCGACAATAATCTCCATATCACCATAACCTTCCTTTGCTAGAGCAGAAACAAGTGTATCGTACATGAAAGTAAAGAGATTAGTGTAG
The window above is part of the Solanum pennellii chromosome 5, SPENNV200 genome. Proteins encoded here:
- the LOC107019301 gene encoding glucan endo-1,3-beta-glucosidase 8-like is translated as MYRKISSLWISLLMPLILFGGEIHVGAYLGISWGRMATQKLVPSMIVDLLLQNGISELRLFQPSFHVLDAFADTNIGLIVTLQENYLKNVVEQKQLDDYIHERIKVYSEKGVKFRYVYVGNEPFTKSLYMKKQFNGTIHYLNMTRDALDKFNLPDIKATTPHFTDVLTNVTKPSEGDFREDIKGKMLEFLDCINRTGAPFVIHMFPIYTVYTYGFDVDFAFFNNKSKFKIVDGNNTYTNLFTFMYDTLVSALAKEGYGDMEIIVGQIGWPTDGYVSASEKNAEKFNRGLLQYIARKEGTPLRPNKDINMYLLSLTDENLVVTDYGPYQRHWGVYKHDGVPKYKIDFTLQNRDVKPSVAKGTVRMPNRWCVFDGKTDHNESLVLQDYEFACAKSDCSAFGAGATCDNLSFTEKVSYAYNMLYQISNQDLRKCNLSGATITTNNPSTPDCDFPIEILTAEVVDGGTGLTRRY